One Chryseobacterium sp. StRB126 genomic region harbors:
- a CDS encoding S9 family peptidase, protein MKAPQAKKIEKILETHGDRRIDNYFWLNERENPEVIQYLEEENAYEEFIMKDTEELQEELFEEMKARYKKDDESLPYFFNEYWYIVRYEEGQEYPIFCRKYKSLDNEEEIVLNVNSLAEGEDFFEVGSVAVSPNNELASFSSDNVGRRIYSLNFKNLKTGEILPDKILNTTGKAVWANDNQHVFYIRKDKSLRAFQVYRHKLGTDASEDVLVFHEEDDTFDVNVFKTKSLQYIFIASSSTISDEHHFIPADNVFADWKVIQPRIDDLEYSVEHYKDEFYIITNADDATNFKIAKTKIDNCGMENWVDVIPHRPEVLLEGFEIFQDYLVLEEREKGLLQIKIIDEKTQESYYLPFSDPTYTAYIGINLEFDTEVLRYGYTSLTQPGSTYEYNMKDKTTKLLKQQEVLGGKFFPENYISERIWADSRDGETKIPISLVYHKDTKKSADTPLLLYGYGSYGHTVDASFSNVRLSILDRGFIYAIAHIRGGEYLGREWYEDGKMLFKKNTFFDFIDAGKYLVKENYTSSNHMYAMGGSAGGLLVGAVVNYEPQLFNGIVAQVPFVDVVTTMLDDTIPLTTGEYDEWGNPNDKEYYHYMKGYSPYDNVEAKDYPHILVTTGFHDSQVQYWEPAKWTAKLRELKTDNNILIFKTDMSSGHGGASGRFESLKEDALEYAFLLKINDHR, encoded by the coding sequence ATGAAAGCTCCACAGGCAAAAAAAATAGAAAAAATACTAGAAACCCACGGGGACAGAAGAATTGATAATTACTTCTGGCTTAATGAAAGAGAAAATCCGGAAGTTATCCAATATCTTGAAGAAGAAAATGCTTACGAAGAATTCATCATGAAAGACACCGAAGAACTACAGGAAGAACTCTTCGAAGAAATGAAAGCCCGTTATAAAAAGGACGATGAATCCCTTCCCTATTTCTTTAATGAATACTGGTATATTGTACGCTACGAAGAAGGCCAAGAATATCCTATTTTCTGCAGAAAGTATAAAAGTCTGGATAACGAGGAAGAGATTGTACTTAACGTTAATAGCTTGGCAGAAGGTGAAGATTTCTTCGAGGTAGGAAGCGTTGCGGTAAGCCCTAATAATGAATTGGCTTCTTTTTCTTCAGACAATGTAGGAAGAAGAATCTACTCTTTAAACTTCAAAAACTTAAAGACCGGAGAAATTCTTCCCGATAAAATTCTGAACACTACAGGAAAGGCTGTTTGGGCAAATGACAATCAACATGTATTTTACATCAGAAAAGACAAAAGCCTTCGTGCATTCCAGGTTTACAGACACAAACTGGGAACTGATGCTTCGGAAGACGTTCTGGTCTTCCATGAAGAAGATGACACATTTGATGTAAATGTTTTCAAAACAAAATCCCTGCAATATATTTTCATTGCAAGCTCAAGCACCATTTCTGATGAGCATCATTTTATCCCTGCAGATAATGTTTTTGCAGACTGGAAAGTAATTCAGCCAAGAATAGACGACCTTGAATATTCCGTAGAGCATTACAAAGATGAATTCTACATTATTACCAATGCTGATGATGCTACGAACTTCAAAATTGCAAAAACTAAGATTGACAATTGTGGTATGGAAAACTGGGTAGACGTTATCCCTCACCGTCCTGAAGTTTTATTGGAAGGCTTTGAAATCTTCCAGGATTATCTGGTTCTTGAAGAAAGAGAAAAAGGACTGCTTCAAATCAAGATTATTGATGAAAAAACTCAAGAGTCTTATTACCTTCCTTTCTCAGATCCAACTTATACAGCTTATATCGGAATTAATCTGGAATTTGACACCGAAGTTCTACGCTACGGCTACACTTCCCTTACTCAGCCTGGTTCAACATACGAGTACAACATGAAGGACAAAACTACAAAACTTCTGAAACAACAAGAGGTTTTAGGAGGTAAGTTCTTCCCGGAAAATTATATTTCGGAAAGAATATGGGCAGATTCCAGAGATGGGGAAACAAAAATCCCTATTTCTCTTGTTTACCACAAAGACACAAAGAAATCAGCAGATACTCCACTTTTATTATATGGATATGGGAGTTACGGACATACCGTGGATGCCAGCTTTTCAAATGTAAGATTATCTATCCTTGATCGTGGCTTTATTTACGCCATTGCTCACATCCGTGGTGGTGAATATCTGGGAAGAGAATGGTATGAGGATGGGAAGATGCTGTTCAAGAAAAATACCTTCTTTGATTTTATTGATGCAGGAAAATATCTGGTTAAGGAAAACTATACTTCATCCAATCATATGTATGCTATGGGAGGAAGTGCCGGAGGTCTTTTGGTAGGAGCTGTTGTCAACTATGAACCTCAATTATTCAACGGTATTGTAGCACAGGTTCCTTTTGTGGATGTTGTTACTACTATGTTAGATGACACTATTCCATTAACAACCGGGGAATATGATGAATGGGGAAATCCTAATGACAAAGAATACTATCATTATATGAAAGGTTATTCTCCTTATGACAATGTAGAAGCCAAAGACTATCCACACATTCTTGTCACAACAGGGTTCCATGATTCTCAGGTACAATACTGGGAGCCGGCAAAGTGGACGGCAAAACTTAGAGAACTAAAGACAGATAACAACATTCTGATCTTTAAAACAGATATGAGTTCAGGTCATGGAGGTGCAAGTGGAAGATTTGAATCTCTAAAAGAAGATGCACTTGAGTATGCGTTCTTATTGAAGATAAATGATCATCGATAA
- a CDS encoding DUF4296 domain-containing protein, protein MKNLILVFVFLGLFSCSDYIDKPKNLIDQDVMAEVIAELVMNDQVNFMYQNRNMEAGTRFILKSHNIKPDDFVESFKYYVIKEEMEGIANDAQQILLKKDPKADQYVKDKLKKAELGMPQK, encoded by the coding sequence ATGAAAAATTTGATCCTTGTTTTTGTTTTTCTGGGGCTGTTTTCATGTAGTGATTATATTGATAAGCCTAAAAATCTGATTGATCAGGACGTGATGGCAGAAGTTATTGCAGAGCTTGTAATGAACGATCAGGTTAACTTTATGTATCAGAACAGAAATATGGAAGCTGGTACAAGGTTTATTTTAAAATCTCATAATATAAAACCGGATGACTTTGTGGAAAGTTTTAAATATTATGTGATTAAAGAAGAAATGGAAGGTATCGCAAATGATGCCCAGCAAATTTTACTAAAGAAAGATCCCAAGGCGGATCAATATGTAAAAGATAAACTGAAAAAGGCTGAATTGGGAATGCCTCAAAAATAA
- the tgt gene encoding tRNA guanosine(34) transglycosylase Tgt, with product MKFFNIEKTSEGKARAGEITTDHGKIQTPIFMPVGTVASVKTVHQRELKEDIKAQIILGNTYHLYLRPGMETMQDAGGLHKFMNWDLPILTDSGGFQVFSLASNRKMTEEGARFKSHIDGSYHMFSPERSMEIQRQIGADIFMAFDECTPYPCDYNQAKSSMELTHRWLKRCIEWTNDNPELYGHKQRLFPIVQGSTYSDLRKISAEVISEAGAEGNAIGGLSVGEPEEEMYRITDEVTDILPKEKPRYLMGVGTPWNILESIGLGIDMMDCVMPTRNARNAMLFTWQGVMNLKNEKWKRDFSPLDEFGTSFVDREYSKAYLRHLFVSKEYLAKQIASIHNLAFYLDLVKVAREHIVAGDFYEWKNSIVPVLRQRL from the coding sequence ATGAAATTTTTTAATATCGAAAAAACCTCTGAAGGAAAAGCTAGGGCAGGGGAGATTACTACAGACCACGGGAAGATTCAAACTCCCATTTTTATGCCGGTAGGAACTGTTGCAAGTGTAAAAACAGTTCATCAGAGAGAATTAAAAGAAGACATTAAAGCCCAGATTATTTTGGGGAATACTTACCACCTTTATCTTCGCCCAGGAATGGAAACAATGCAGGATGCCGGTGGTCTACATAAATTCATGAACTGGGATCTTCCTATTCTTACAGATTCAGGAGGTTTTCAGGTATTCTCGTTAGCGAGTAACAGAAAAATGACCGAAGAAGGAGCAAGATTCAAGTCTCATATTGACGGAAGCTATCACATGTTCTCTCCTGAAAGATCAATGGAAATTCAAAGACAGATTGGAGCAGATATTTTCATGGCTTTTGACGAATGTACACCTTATCCATGTGATTACAACCAGGCGAAATCATCTATGGAGCTTACCCACCGTTGGCTGAAAAGATGTATCGAATGGACTAATGATAATCCTGAATTATATGGACATAAGCAAAGACTTTTCCCAATTGTTCAGGGATCTACCTATTCAGACTTAAGAAAAATTTCTGCGGAAGTAATTTCTGAAGCAGGAGCTGAAGGAAATGCTATCGGAGGACTTTCTGTAGGAGAGCCTGAAGAAGAAATGTACAGGATTACTGATGAAGTAACGGATATCCTTCCAAAAGAAAAGCCGAGATATCTGATGGGAGTAGGAACTCCTTGGAATATTCTGGAATCTATTGGATTAGGAATTGATATGATGGATTGCGTTATGCCTACCAGAAATGCCAGAAATGCAATGCTTTTCACATGGCAGGGGGTAATGAATCTTAAAAACGAAAAATGGAAGCGTGACTTCTCGCCTTTGGATGAATTCGGAACCAGCTTTGTGGATCGTGAATATTCAAAAGCGTATCTTCGTCACCTGTTTGTATCCAAAGAATATCTGGCAAAACAGATTGCTTCAATTCATAACCTTGCATTTTATCTTGATCTGGTAAAAGTAGCAAGAGAGCACATTGTAGCAGGAGACTTCTATGAGTGGAAAAATTCTATAGTACCTGTTCTTAGACAAAGACTGTAA
- a CDS encoding DUF4271 domain-containing protein produces the protein MPSSPNYINHVRIPENNDWVIFILIGCIFLYVFMMNIIERDASLKDFLLQKYFDASNNLPSWIITSCVVTLTLSVLISQYIPVVPKFIADLQILGYQLNKFGYTLLAVMFFYLIKSTLGYLFYQSIGDGKKWAIFYFTSTKFYFILSFLLIILCITHYYFPIDRNKIFLYYFFFFSFVFIFKVFFYLFHKNKILPEKWYYKFLYICTLQIAPLLLLWKLLFF, from the coding sequence TTGCCGTCATCACCAAACTACATCAATCATGTAAGAATACCTGAGAATAACGATTGGGTAATTTTTATACTTATAGGCTGTATCTTTTTATATGTTTTTATGATGAACATTATAGAGAGAGATGCCAGTCTTAAAGATTTTCTGCTTCAAAAGTATTTTGATGCAAGCAATAACCTTCCGAGCTGGATTATTACATCCTGTGTAGTTACGCTTACTTTATCCGTACTGATCTCTCAGTATATTCCAGTAGTTCCTAAGTTTATTGCAGATCTGCAGATTTTGGGATACCAGCTTAATAAGTTTGGGTATACCCTGCTGGCAGTTATGTTTTTTTATCTGATAAAATCAACATTAGGTTATTTATTTTATCAAAGTATAGGGGATGGAAAAAAATGGGCTATTTTTTATTTCACCTCCACCAAGTTCTATTTTATCCTGTCTTTTTTGCTGATAATTTTGTGTATTACCCATTATTACTTCCCTATAGACAGAAATAAAATCTTCCTATATTATTTCTTCTTCTTTTCTTTTGTATTCATTTTCAAAGTTTTTTTCTATTTATTTCACAAGAACAAGATTCTTCCGGAGAAATGGTATTATAAATTTTTGTATATTTGCACGCTCCAAATCGCACCATTATTACTGCTTTGGAAGTTGTTATTTTTTTAA
- a CDS encoding sensor histidine kinase — translation MNNKFIPIISVFMTISLIVFVTLQFYWLKGYYGVLEQDFSNKVYSVLESTSKTIEEIEADKYLTKDNRNTILANSKNPSLTTIQQVEDSGTQRQIIYSKNIISNAQLPISKKGDSVKLTTLYTDEAAYKIKRDTTNREILTSDINQDIETGDYAVKEFVKVYGNNLPIAQRVSPATLDSVITKELKIRGITAKFGYGIVDKDNKLTSIANKAYKEKKDNNTYSYPLFTDKKYNTLYNLALVFPKKEYSLAMNNWPMLLGTFLSLLTILGIYIISINYMMRQKKLAEVKTDFINNMSHEFKTPLATISVATDSLANDKIATNPDKVKYYSELIKQENLRMKKQVENVLNMSKLERNEVELFLKETNVRELIKRTTESFNLIVQQRNGSLTQKFNATHYNFKIDEFHISNMLVNLLDNANKYSPEAPEIHVETRNEGHWYVIEISDKGMGMETQNKTKIFEKFFREETGNIHNVKGQGLGLSYVKKIVELHKGQIIVESNKGDGSTFTIKLPMS, via the coding sequence ATGAATAATAAATTCATCCCAATAATTTCGGTGTTTATGACGATCTCGCTTATTGTCTTCGTTACGCTCCAATTTTATTGGTTGAAAGGCTATTACGGAGTACTGGAACAGGACTTTTCAAATAAAGTTTATTCCGTTTTGGAAAGCACTTCAAAGACAATTGAAGAAATTGAAGCCGATAAATATCTGACCAAGGATAACAGAAACACCATTCTTGCCAACAGCAAAAATCCTTCGCTTACTACCATTCAACAGGTAGAAGATTCCGGAACGCAGAGACAAATTATCTATTCCAAAAATATTATCTCGAACGCACAGCTTCCTATTTCTAAAAAAGGAGATTCTGTAAAACTGACTACTCTATACACGGATGAAGCTGCTTACAAGATAAAAAGAGATACCACCAACCGTGAAATTCTCACTTCGGATATCAATCAGGATATTGAAACCGGGGATTATGCTGTAAAAGAATTTGTAAAGGTATACGGAAACAATTTACCCATTGCACAAAGGGTGAGCCCGGCTACTCTAGATTCAGTGATCACAAAAGAATTGAAAATCAGAGGAATTACAGCCAAGTTCGGATATGGAATTGTTGATAAAGACAACAAACTTACCAGTATTGCCAATAAAGCCTACAAAGAAAAAAAGGACAACAATACCTATAGCTATCCTCTTTTTACTGATAAAAAGTACAATACCCTATATAATCTGGCTTTAGTTTTTCCTAAGAAAGAATATTCTTTAGCGATGAACAATTGGCCGATGCTGTTGGGAACTTTCCTTTCATTGCTTACGATTCTTGGGATTTATATTATTTCTATTAATTATATGATGAGACAGAAAAAATTGGCTGAAGTGAAAACAGACTTCATCAATAATATGTCTCACGAATTCAAGACCCCGCTGGCAACCATTTCTGTGGCAACTGATTCATTAGCCAATGATAAAATTGCTACCAATCCGGATAAAGTAAAGTATTATTCAGAATTGATTAAACAGGAGAATCTAAGGATGAAAAAGCAGGTAGAAAATGTTCTGAACATGTCTAAGCTTGAACGAAATGAGGTAGAACTATTTCTGAAAGAAACGAATGTAAGGGAATTGATTAAAAGGACAACAGAATCCTTCAATCTGATTGTACAGCAGAGAAACGGTAGTCTGACTCAAAAATTCAATGCCACTCATTATAATTTCAAAATTGATGAATTCCACATCTCGAATATGTTGGTCAACTTATTAGATAATGCCAACAAGTATTCTCCTGAAGCCCCGGAAATTCATGTGGAAACCAGAAATGAAGGGCACTGGTATGTTATCGAAATATCAGATAAAGGAATGGGAATGGAAACCCAGAATAAAACAAAAATTTTCGAAAAATTCTTCAGAGAAGAAACAGGAAATATTCACAATGTAAAGGGACAGGGATTAGGCCTTTCCTACGTGAAAAAAATTGTAGAACTGCACAAAGGGCAAATTATTGTAGAATCCAACAAAGGCGATGGAAGTACGTTTACAATTAAGCTGCCAATGAGCTAA
- a CDS encoding response regulator transcription factor, whose amino-acid sequence MSNRILLVEDDQSFGAVLKDYLTINNFEVTLATDGEQGLKEFTENEFDICIFDVMMPKKDGFSLAEDVKKIDKNTPIIFLTARNMREDILKGYQLGADDYITKPFDTELLLYKIKAILQRSSTLENEEQEQFKISNIFFDSMLRQLKVGDKEYKLSPKENELLKLLCIHRNDFMPRDLALRKIWKKENYFTARSMDVYIAKLRKLLKDDEGLEIINVHGEGFRLLVKN is encoded by the coding sequence ATGAGCAACAGAATATTATTAGTAGAGGACGATCAGAGTTTCGGTGCGGTGCTTAAAGATTATTTAACCATCAATAATTTTGAAGTAACCCTTGCTACTGATGGAGAACAGGGATTGAAAGAATTTACAGAAAATGAATTCGACATCTGTATATTTGACGTGATGATGCCTAAAAAAGATGGGTTTTCATTAGCTGAAGATGTAAAAAAGATTGATAAAAATACACCAATCATATTCCTTACTGCAAGAAATATGAGAGAAGATATCCTGAAAGGGTACCAACTGGGAGCTGATGACTATATCACAAAACCATTTGATACAGAACTTCTTTTATACAAGATCAAAGCAATTCTTCAAAGAAGCTCTACTCTTGAAAATGAAGAGCAGGAGCAGTTTAAAATCAGCAATATCTTCTTCGATTCTATGCTGAGACAGCTGAAAGTAGGTGATAAAGAATATAAACTTTCTCCAAAAGAAAATGAGTTATTGAAGCTTCTTTGCATCCACAGAAACGATTTTATGCCGAGAGATCTTGCACTGAGAAAGATCTGGAAAAAGGAAAATTACTTTACTGCAAGAAGTATGGATGTATATATCGCCAAGCTTCGTAAACTATTGAAAGATGACGAAGGATTGGAGATTATCAACGTTCACGGAGAAGGATTCAGACTTTTAGTTAAAAATTAA
- a CDS encoding SRPBCC domain-containing protein: MESNIIFNKDFDSKSVYVMVIYKADVSKVWNYFTQSELLDQWWGPRPWKSETVKQDFKEGGIWLYAMVGPNGEKGYSQSQYGEIIEHRSFDWTSAFCNEKGEVNEDGPRSKWLIGFTGVEEGTKVTVNIHYQSEEVMRKMLDMGFEEGFKMGLSQLKEIIE; the protein is encoded by the coding sequence ATGGAATCTAATATCATTTTCAACAAAGACTTTGATTCGAAAAGCGTCTATGTAATGGTTATTTACAAGGCTGATGTTTCGAAAGTGTGGAACTATTTTACCCAATCCGAATTATTGGATCAGTGGTGGGGGCCGAGACCCTGGAAATCTGAAACGGTAAAACAGGATTTTAAAGAAGGCGGAATCTGGCTGTATGCTATGGTAGGTCCGAATGGTGAAAAAGGATATTCTCAATCCCAATACGGAGAAATCATAGAACATAGAAGTTTTGATTGGACGAGTGCCTTCTGCAATGAAAAGGGAGAGGTTAACGAGGATGGCCCAAGATCAAAATGGCTGATCGGTTTTACTGGAGTAGAAGAAGGTACCAAGGTAACGGTTAATATTCACTACCAATCTGAAGAAGTAATGAGGAAAATGCTGGATATGGGATTTGAAGAAGGCTTTAAAATGGGGCTCAGCCAGCTTAAGGAAATTATTGAATAA
- a CDS encoding four helix bundle protein: MNDYNQIFSKRTKTLTITIINELSEIPYSDKISNIRKQIFRSVSSTASNYRAMCRARSTKEKYSKICIVVEEADETLFWLELIDELHLLKKDKMEYLINEASEILKATSAYKKKLGEELKR; encoded by the coding sequence ATGAACGACTATAACCAGATCTTTTCAAAAAGAACTAAAACATTAACAATTACAATTATTAATGAGTTGTCTGAAATTCCATATTCCGATAAGATATCAAATATCAGAAAACAAATTTTCAGATCTGTCTCATCAACAGCAAGCAATTACAGAGCAATGTGCCGGGCACGGTCCACAAAAGAAAAATACTCTAAGATATGTATTGTTGTGGAAGAAGCCGATGAAACCTTATTTTGGCTGGAATTAATAGATGAACTTCATTTACTTAAAAAAGATAAAATGGAATACCTTATTAATGAAGCCAGTGAAATTTTAAAAGCAACTTCAGCCTATAAAAAGAAACTAGGAGAAGAACTTAAACGTTAA
- a CDS encoding polyprenol monophosphomannose synthase, which produces MKKLVIIPTYNEKENIENIISAVFALEDDFHILVVDDSSPDGTADVVKELQNKYPHYLHLSIRHIKDGLGKAYIHGFKWAIENKYDYIFEMDADFSHNPNDLPKLFEACLNADMAIGSRYSKGVNVVNWPMGRVLLSYFASKYVRFILGLSIHDTTAGFVCFSRKVLEEIGLDNVRLKGYGFQIEMKFRAFKKGFRIVEVPIIFTNRILGESKMNGGIIHEAVFGVLNLKWKSIINRL; this is translated from the coding sequence ATGAAAAAACTCGTCATAATCCCAACATATAACGAAAAGGAAAATATTGAAAATATTATTTCCGCGGTTTTTGCATTGGAGGATGACTTTCATATCTTAGTAGTGGATGATTCTTCTCCAGACGGAACTGCGGATGTAGTAAAGGAATTACAGAATAAATATCCACATTATCTGCATCTTTCGATAAGACATATTAAAGATGGTTTAGGGAAAGCCTATATTCATGGGTTTAAGTGGGCAATCGAAAATAAATATGACTACATTTTTGAAATGGATGCCGATTTTTCGCATAACCCTAATGATCTACCTAAACTTTTTGAAGCCTGTCTGAATGCAGATATGGCCATCGGTTCCCGTTATTCAAAAGGAGTGAATGTGGTGAATTGGCCAATGGGAAGAGTTTTGCTATCTTATTTTGCATCAAAATATGTGAGATTTATTCTAGGACTTTCTATCCATGATACCACAGCCGGTTTTGTCTGCTTTTCACGAAAAGTATTAGAAGAAATCGGATTGGATAATGTAAGATTGAAAGGATATGGATTTCAGATAGAAATGAAATTCAGAGCCTTTAAAAAAGGGTTCAGAATTGTAGAAGTTCCTATTATATTTACCAATAGAATTTTAGGAGAAAGTAAAATGAACGGTGGAATTATCCATGAAGCTGTTTTTGGTGTTTTAAACTTAAAATGGAAGTCAATCATCAATAGATTATAA
- a CDS encoding uroporphyrinogen-III synthase, translating to MRIKSILVSQPAPSESSPYLDIAKKEKIKIDFRPFIHVEGVDNKELRTQKIDLTQYTGIIFTSKNAIDHYFRLAEELRFAVPDTMRYICQSEAIANYLQKHIVYRKRKISFGEKNFSDLLPLFKKFPTEKYLLPSSDVLSPDIVKTLDSANIEWTRAIMYRTVCSDLTDINIQDYDMLIFFSPQGIKSLQQNFPGFKQDETKIGVFGNTTLAAAEEAGLKVDLMAPTKETPSMTMALEKYIKALHK from the coding sequence ATGAGAATAAAGTCTATATTGGTTTCTCAACCAGCGCCTAGTGAGTCTTCTCCATATCTGGATATAGCGAAGAAGGAAAAAATAAAGATTGATTTCCGTCCATTTATCCACGTCGAAGGGGTTGACAATAAAGAGCTCAGAACTCAGAAAATAGATCTGACGCAATATACCGGTATCATTTTTACCAGTAAAAATGCTATTGACCATTATTTCAGACTTGCAGAAGAATTGCGTTTTGCAGTTCCAGATACAATGAGATACATCTGCCAGTCGGAAGCAATTGCCAATTATCTTCAGAAGCACATTGTGTATAGAAAAAGAAAGATTAGCTTTGGGGAGAAAAACTTCTCAGATCTACTTCCTCTGTTCAAGAAGTTTCCTACTGAAAAATATCTGTTGCCATCTTCAGATGTTTTAAGTCCGGATATTGTAAAAACTTTGGATTCTGCAAATATTGAATGGACAAGAGCAATTATGTACCGTACTGTATGTAGTGACCTGACAGATATCAACATTCAAGATTATGATATGTTGATTTTCTTCAGCCCACAAGGAATCAAATCTCTGCAACAGAATTTCCCTGGCTTCAAACAGGATGAAACAAAGATCGGAGTTTTCGGAAACACTACTTTGGCTGCAGCGGAAGAAGCGGGATTAAAAGTAGATCTAATGGCTCCTACAAAGGAAACACCTTCTATGACTATGGCCCTAGAAAAATATATTAAAGCGCTACACAAATAG